In the Sphingobacterium sp. PCS056 genome, TTCCAAATAAAACGATACCATTAGTACTATACTATTTTTGCTTGCGAATATCCAGGTACAGATTTAAACCTCTATTTCATATACACAGAATACCAATATCTTCCATTAGATAATGGTATTCTGTATTTTGCGAACTGTAGCTGTTTTTAATTATCCTCATTGATTCAACTTAACATAAGCTTGTCACTTTTTTCAACAAAGAAACCTTCAAATATTGATATTTTTACTTTTATACTACAAGCTAATTTGCTGTATGAAAATGAAATTGGTACATTGATACTATACGATATAATATCTTTTCCAGCAATACATCTTCGAGAACATGCATATCAGAAAATCATAAAATACAATTACAAAACCTCTGTATACGGATCTCAAACTTCTGATAACTTTTTATCTTCGCTAAATAGGATAACTCAATTCTTTACCGAGATATAGGTCTCCACCTCGGCCTCGGGACCATCATTGTATTTTTCACCATGTACGGTAAAATCTGCTTTATAAGCTCTTTTCAAATTAAACTCCTGATCAGCCCAAATATCCAACCATGTATTGAATACAGCTTCCGGCATCTTTCCTGTAGACACAAACTTAGCAAAATTTCCCCCTTCGATAACCAAACTAACGAATCCTTCTGGAATGGCTGTAAATACACTCACTTCATAGCCAATAATAGTATCGTAATACCCTGTAAAATCTGTTTCATAGTGGGTATAGACCGCATAAATATCGTTACTGATCTTGTGCTCGACCTGATGTATGGTTTCATCTTTCCAAAACTTTTGCCATAATAATTCGATATCATTTGCCGACTGTCCATTTTCATTGGTAGTTCTAATGACCATACCGATAATCTTCTTTTTTTGAATAGTGATGTTCTCCATATTGTACACGATGATTTTTAATATTTAACGAAAATAGTCAGGGCGACTGACAGCAGTATGTCAGCAGAAGGATTACTATTGAATTAAATGTATATACTGATAAAGAGAGCTACAAGTATAGATGATATCTCTTTCAAAAAAAGAGATTGATTTCCAAATGTATAAAATGCTAACGACCGTTCCTGTTGTTCAGTCTGATTAAAAATATTTAAAGTAGATTAGGTCCTGTTTATTTTTTCGACTTATTTTAAGCAACATAATCATCCTATTCTGACTTTCTGGAATATGATTACCTAACCTGATTTCTGTAACTCAACTAAAGATTTTGATTATCTCTCTCTGGTGAATATCTGTTTATCCCAAGTTGATGATTTCAGTATACCATTGGGCTTTGTACGGTATATGAGTTTGTTGTTTTTCACCTCGATTTCACCGTACGGTGCATGATGCTCCCTGTCCTCAGGCATCACCAATCTGCCGTTTTTTACAAATGCTCTATAAACATCACCGCTTTCTCGACTTTGATATTTACGGGTCCAGTCGGTAATCGTAGCATAACTGACATTTTCAAATGTTATCTGTAAGCATCTACTTGTTTTCTTATCGATCCAAATTCCGCCATATTGCTTTTGGATCTGCATCATCGTGAGAGGTGCTTGTTCACAACTACTTGATTTGTAGAAAAACAAAACGATTAAAAAAAGAAATACTTTTTTAAAGCTCGGCATAGTTAAATGTAAGATTTTTCATTTGCAACTTTCGCAAAAGTCAGATTAAATCTGAACAGCCCCATATTCTAGATTTAATGATCACTTTCTATTTCTTCGATCATCTCTCCTGCTGTCTCTTGTCTCAATACCCTGATTACGTATATTTCGTTGACGAAATTGACAAGAGCGACCAGTATCGGTGTTGCAAATAGCAAACCTAATGCTCCTGTAACTGTACCCATTAGCAATTGAAAAAAGAGTACCATAGCTGGTGGTAATGATAGCATCTTTTTCTGGACGAAGGGTGCAAAAACTGCTGATTCTATTATCTGGACACCCACAAAAATTGCGATTATGTACAATGCTGTTACAGGTCCATCAAGCAAACCTACCAAAGCAGCAGGTATAAGTGCGATAGTTGGGCCCAAATTGGGGATGAAAGATAGTATTCCCGCTATCAAGGCCAGAATCAACCAAAGTTCAATTCCTAAAATAAGTAAAGAAAGTGCTGTTAAAACAAAAACAAACAGCATATCCAATAATTGAACTTTCAACCAGATCTTCAACTGCTCTCCAACTTTAGTCAGAACCTCCTCTACTGTAGATTTATTCTTGTCAGGAAATAAGCTGACAATGCCAATCATATACTCCTTGGGGGAAATCATAATGAATATACCCAAAAATAGTAAGGCATAGAGATCTCCCAAAAAACCAAATGTACCACTGAATACCTGTGGTAAATGTTCTATAACTTTGGTCATCTGATCTTCTGCACTATCCATATTATCGATGAGATAAGTACCCCAATTCGTACTAGTCAAATAAGTCTGGAGATTGTCTATCATTTTAGGTACTGTAGCGGCCAGCTCCTTATATTGCGTAACGGCTGTATTGCCGATAAAATATGATATGGTGCTACAGAAGATAACATCCCAAAGTATAGCTAACAGTAAACATATTTTGGAATTTAAACCTGTCCATTGTTGTATCTTAGATGAAATTGCATGGAAAAGTATAGAAATGAGAATTCCTCCAAATAATAAAAGTAATAGTGTAGTAGCTTTTATGAATAATACTGTCAACGTCAAGAATAGTAAAACAACGATACATATTGCTGCTGATTTTTTGTAAATGTCGCTCATAGGCAATTTGGATATAAATTTTTATTTATGTTCTACCCTATATTTAAATGAGTAGTTAATGAAGAACTTCCTCTCTAAAAATAACATTTGATACAGCTATTTGTTTTAAAACAATATATATAAACACTTTTAAAACTATAAAATCATATTAATGTGGGGTGTATCAAACAAAACTGCCGTTAATATTAATTTCCACTGCGGCAAACATAAGTCCTATTGGATGACCATTATTAACATATTTGAATAGATTTCTTTCCAATGCTTATATTGGATTTATATCAATTTAAACATTAGCCAATCCTTACATTCATCTTCATATGATCCATATTTTGAAATAATCAATAGTCTCGATCGGATGATCTCTTTGCGCCTATTAAATTTTCGCTCAAACAGATAGCATTGATATATTTATCCTGAATCACATGGAAAAAAGAAAATTACAGAATTAGAATTAGCGACTATCAGTTATAGTAAAATTATACAAACAGCATATTATGGATTAAAGAATATTCAAGATTGCATTGCGGTAACGCCAAAAGTGTTTTTACGATCAACTCCATCACAAAAGCTTTTACGGGAGTAGCCATCATGCAAATATATATTTTTTAAGGTGTTGCATACTTAGTCTATTCAAATTAAAATCGGCTGTAAATCTTTCTAAAAATTTAATATATATTTATATATCTAAAATCTATATATGTTAGAAAATTTTGAATTTTATCTATTTCTGGTCCTGATGATTACCATGCTTATTATGCTGGCAAAAAAAATTCAGGTCGCTTATCCTGTATTGCTTGTATTAGCAGGACTTTTGATAAGTTTTATTCCAGGAGTACCCCCTATAAAAATTGAACCAGAATTGATATTTATTCTCTTTTTACCTCCTCTGCTATATGAGGCGGCATGGTCGACCTCCTGGAAAGAACTTTGGCGCTGGCGTAGAATTATTTTTAGTTTTGCTTTTGTCGTTGTGTTTTTCACTGCGTTATCGGTTGCGATTTTCGCTAATTATTTTATTCCTGGATTTTCTTTAGCCTTAGGGTTTTTATTGGGTGGAATCGTTTCTCCCCCTGATGCAGTAAGTGCTGGAGCAATCTTAAAATTTGTTAAAGTACCAAAAAGATTGGCCTCCATACTCGAAGGTGAAAGTTTGTTGAATGATGCTTCTTCTTTAATCATTTTCCGGTTTGCAATGATTGCAGCAGCAACAGGACAATTTGTTTGGCAGGAGGCCGCGGGAAGCTTTGTATGGATGTGTATAGGTGGTGTGGGAATAGGGCTGACTATAGCATATATTTTTCTGAAAATGCACAAGATTTTACCCACAGATTCAAACACTGATATTTTACTCACTTTTATTGCACCCTTCTCAATGTATTTAGCAGCAGAACAGCTACACGCCTCTGGAGTGTTAGCTGTCGTAAGTGGTGGCTT is a window encoding:
- a CDS encoding GyrI-like domain-containing protein, translating into MENITIQKKKIIGMVIRTTNENGQSANDIELLWQKFWKDETIHQVEHKISNDIYAVYTHYETDFTGYYDTIIGYEVSVFTAIPEGFVSLVIEGGNFAKFVSTGKMPEAVFNTWLDIWADQEFNLKRAYKADFTVHGEKYNDGPEAEVETYISVKN
- a CDS encoding AI-2E family transporter; protein product: MSDIYKKSAAICIVVLLFLTLTVLFIKATTLLLLLFGGILISILFHAISSKIQQWTGLNSKICLLLAILWDVIFCSTISYFIGNTAVTQYKELAATVPKMIDNLQTYLTSTNWGTYLIDNMDSAEDQMTKVIEHLPQVFSGTFGFLGDLYALLFLGIFIMISPKEYMIGIVSLFPDKNKSTVEEVLTKVGEQLKIWLKVQLLDMLFVFVLTALSLLILGIELWLILALIAGILSFIPNLGPTIALIPAALVGLLDGPVTALYIIAIFVGVQIIESAVFAPFVQKKMLSLPPAMVLFFQLLMGTVTGALGLLFATPILVALVNFVNEIYVIRVLRQETAGEMIEEIESDH